CATTCCTCAAATCGCTCGCGTGGGCTGCAACGCGCCATCGAAGAACAAATGTCCGATCCTTACTTCCCGGTGGATATGAGCGAGATGGCTGCGCACAGAAATTTCGCGAACATAGAAGAAGATCGCATTGCTTTTGACCACTGCACCATCGAGTCGAAATGGCTCAATCATCCGCAAGGATGCCTTGGGTTCCGCATCGAAACGCCGCAGAAAGTGGTTGTCTATGCCACCGACAACGAGCCCGGACACCCGGTGTTCGATAAAAACGTCCGCAAGCTCGCCGAAGGAGCCGATGTACTCATCTACGATGCTCAGTATCTTCCTGAAGAATACAAAGCGAAGAAGCGCGGCTGGGGACACAGCCACTGGCGCGAAGCCATTAACATCGTGATGGAAAGCGGAGCCAAAGAGCTAGTCCTCTTCCACCATGATCCCGATCACGACGATTCCCTTATCGATAAGGTGGTCAAAACCGCGCGCGACCACTATCCCAAGGTCACGGCTGCGGCCGAAGGCATGGAAATCGAGCTTTAAGGGGCCAGAGATTTTCGTCCCATTCTGGAACGAAACACTCGCTATCGATCATTAGCCAAAGCGAGCCGTCTAGCTTTGCAACTTCGGTTATAATTGTAGGTAATATCACTACATACAGGTGGGCATGGAAAAGTCAGTCTCGGCAGCTGATGCGAATCGAAGATTTTCGGAGCTTCTCCGCATGGTCCGCGAAGGTCACAGCTACATTGTGACTGCGCACGGCAAGCCCATCGCCAGGCTAGGACCCATCGATAGCGGAGAGGACGTGTCCCGACAAGCACTCTCTGCTCTGATCAAAAGATTGCGATCGGAGCGGCCAACTACGATCGGACATTGGAAAAGAGATGAATTGTATGAGGACGGGAAGTGAGAGTTGCCTTAGATACGAGCGTGTTAGCGTACGCCGAAGGGGTAAACGGCGTACCTATGCAAAATGTAGCCGTTGAGTTGCTCACGAAACTTCCTCGTGGATCGACTTTGGTACCGGTACAAGCGTTAGGAGAATTGTTCAATCTGCTGGTGGGAAAAGTGGGACGCTCCACAGCAAGAGCTCATGCCTCAGTTGTAAGCTGGCGAGATACCTTCCCTCTGATTGAAACCTCGGCCGCCGTAATGCTCGCAGCAGTTGACCTTGCGAAGGATCACCGAATCGGGATTTGGGATGCAGTCATGCTCTCTGCTGCGGCTGAAGCCGGGTGTCGGCTGGTATTAACCGAGGACCTCCAGGACGGATTTACGTGGCGGGGTGTTACGGTGACGAACCCTTTCGCGACGTCACCGCATGAATTGTTGAGGGCTGTCTTGGAACAAAGCAGAACGAGTTAAGTAATCGGCAATCCAACAATGGATTGTCACTTCTTCCCCATTCCGCGATCCATGGCCTCATTCGCCAGCCGGTCAGCGTGCTTGTTTTGCGCACGCAGCACATGCTCGATGCTGAACTTATCCAGCTGCCGAACCAGCGACCGGGCTTTCTCGTACAACGGCTTCAGGTCCGGACTGCTCACGCGATAGCGTCCCGTCATTTGCCGAACCATCAACTCCGAATCGCTGATCACCTTCAACCCTTTGTGTCCGTTATCCACTGCAAACTGCAGAGCAGCTAGCAGGGCGGAATATTCGGCGAAGTTGTTGGTCTTGTGTCCGATATATTCGCTGATCTGCTTAAGCGGTGCTCCCGACGCGTCGCGAATGTACACGCCGTAGCCGGCGGGGCCTGGATTGCCGCGCGCGCCTCCATCGACATTTGCGGTAATCCACGAGACCGGCTGAGTCTGTCGGGACTCCCGCGAACTATCTTCAGGAAAGAGCGAACCGCTTCCGGAGTGGGGCAGAGGTTTGGACGACATTCAGTTGAGTTTACGTCATCGTCCTTCGGAGAGACGGTCCGCCAGGCGTGTCGGCAGACCGGCATCACGAATGTCCTTCTGGGCCGCAGCAATGTCATAGGGAATGCGATAAAAGGTCACAAGCGACGCATCGGAATCGTACATGGCGAAACCAGCGCGAGGGTCGCCGTCGCGCGGCTGTCCAATCGATCCGGGGTTGATCATGTACGCCGCGCCCGGCTCGAGGCGAAATTCGATTTTCTGCTGCTTCGCACGATCTGCAAATGCCGGACGTATGGCGTGCATCTTCCCGTTTTGGGCGAAGAATCCACCCTGGATGTGAGTGTGCCCAAAGAAAGTCAATGGCGCCACAGGATGCATCAGCGGCTCGGCGGCATCCTGGACGTTGAGCACGTATTCGTCCTCATCGACCGGCGAACCGTGTACGCAGCTCACTTCCAACCCTGTCGCCGGCTTAATCGGTCCTTTTGGCAAAGCTTTCAGCCAGTCGAGATTCGCTCCCGTAAGATTTTTCTGCGTCCACACAGCCGCGAGCGCGGCGATGGGATTGAATCCTTCCAAGTCACTCACGCCTGAGCAAGCTTTGTCATGATTGCCGCGAACGAAGAGCCTTCCCATTTCACGCGAGCCGGCGATCACCTCATTGGGATTGGCGCCATAGCCAACCACGTCGCCGAGGTTCCAGACCACGTCGCGTGCTGGAAAAGCCGCCCTGCAGGCATTAAAGGCATAGATATTCGCGTGAATATCGCTAATGATGAGGACGCGCATGAACCGGGTAGGGGAAAAGGCATTGTACGCCTAGCCGGATATCACGGGCCTACAGCTCAGAAGCACCCGGCTGCCATTCGTAGCGTCGTCCATTCCAGAAAAGAAAGGAATTCAGAATTCCCGTCTCTTCCACGCCGATGTCGTCGATGATCTTCTTCTTGCGCTTCACGCGGCCCACAGAGAGATGATCAAAGGCCAAATTGATGATTACGAAGCGCTCCTTCGGGTTCTTCGCATGCCATCCCTCGCTGCCACTGCCATGGATGATCAGCAGATAACGAGGTCCGCCAGGATACTTCGAAGCGAATTGCGATGTGATCTTCGGATCGCCCAATCCGAAATAAGCGCTTGAAGGGTCAAGCACGCGAAACTGGCCGGAGTCCGGCTGGAACCCGCCGTGAGTCGTAGCCACAATCGCCGCATCCTCGACGCCATCTCCGTTGAAATCGCCAGTCAATACCGGAAAACCCTTGATCAACTCGAACTCCGGCCCGAACTGCGCGGAGACAAAAGCCTGTAAATCAACCGACGGCTGCTTTGGGGAAGCGCTCTGCGCTGCAGCAGCAATGGGAACCATCAGCAGCGCGATCCATGCAAAACGTGAACTCATGCTTGTACTGTAATCTGGCTGCAGAAATTTTCTAGTGCCGAAAGTGAGTCACGCAGCTTGGTCCACTGGAGTGAATGTGATCGCGTGTAATCGCCCGAATCGACGGGGTGCAGGTAACGATCAATTATCATTCGTGCCGCAAAGCGCTCATGGGATCAACTCGCATCGCACGGCGGGCGGGCATGTAGCATGCCCCAGTCGCTACGAGCATCAGCAGCAGAGCCACTCCCGCGAAGGTCAGAGGATCGGTGGCGGTTACACCGTAGATCATGCTTCGCATCTGGCGCGTGAGTATCAGCGCCAGCAATGAACCGAGTATCACACCGGCGGCGGACAGCGCGATGCCGCGTCCGAGAATCAGTCGCAGAACATCTTTGCGCTGCGCTCCGAGCGCCATGCGAGTTCCTATTTCGGGAACGCGTTGTCCGACCAGATGAGAGATCACGCCATAGATTCCGATGCTGGAAAGCACGAGCGCCAGTGCGGCGAACAGTCCGAGCAGGATCATCGAGAAGCGCCGCTCCGCCAACGAATCGGAGATGATCTGGTCGAAAGTCCTGACGTTGTAGATCACGTGCTCATGATTCACTTTTGAAATCGATGCGCGCAGCGCTGGAAGCAGCGTTAGCGGATCGACGCTGGAGCGGAGCATCAAATAGGCTCCGCGATTCAGCAACGGCCAGAACCTGTCGGGTATCTGGTTCAAGGGCACGTACACCTGTGCCTGAACCTTTTGCTGCGAATCCTTGTCCAGGCCCCAATGCTTTACGTGGCCTACTACGCCGACGATCTCCGGTTGCAAATCCAGAAGTCCAATGTTCAGATGCTTGCCGATCGGGTTCTCATTTGGGAAATACTTGTGCGCGAGATATTCGTCGATGACGATCACCGGCGGAGACGTCTGCGTGTCGTTCTCAGAGATGAATCGTCCACTCAGGAGCGGAAATCCCATTGCTTTCTGGTAGTCGGGTTCCGCGATGTAGAACAGCGCCCAGTTCATGTCGGAGGTGTTGGCCGGTTTTGGCTGACCCTCGAGCCAGAAGGGGACCTCGGAGTCTCCATCCATTGGAAGCGCACCGTCGGTCAGCGATGCCGCCTGTATGCCCGGCGTGTTGCGAACCGCATCGTGAAGCTGGCGCATTGCAACTCGGGTCTGTGCAGGGCTCCTGATCACTGATGGCGGGGTCGTCACGCTGAATGTAAGTACGTTATGCGGATCGAAGCCGGGATTCACTCCCCAGAGCACGGCCAGGCTCCTGATCATCAGGCCCGCGCCTACGAGCAGCACCAGGGCAATCGCCATCTCGGCGATTACGAATGCATTCTGTGTGCGCTGTCGCGTTCCGGATGTTCCCCTTCCGCCTTCCCTCAACGTCTGCTGCAGGTTCGTGTGCCACAGCCTGAGAGCAGGAACAAGGCCGAACAGAACTCCAGCCAAAAGAGAAGCGACAAGAGTAAAGACGAGCACGTGAGTATCAATACCGATTTCTTGTGCTCGAGGCAGCGCTTGCGGTACGGCGGCGAGCACGAACTTGGTACCCTGAGCCGCGAGTACGAGACCGAGCGCTCCTCCGATTATTCCTAGCAACGCACTCTCCGTAAGCAGCTGTCGGATGAGTCGCAAATGACTTGCTCCCAGTGCGCTTCGCACAGCGAACTCCCGCGCGCGGCCGTTCGAACGCGCGAGCAGAAGGTTCGCTACGTTCGTGCACGCGATGAGCAACACGAAACCGACGGCGGCGAGCAGAACGAGGAGTGTTCCTCTAATGTCCTCGACCATATCGTCTTTCAGCCTGAGCACGCCGATGCTTAGCCCAGTGTCGGCCTGCGGATATGCAACGGCGAGATTGCGAGCGACGTTCTCCACGTCCGCGCGGGCCTGCGCGAGAGTGGCATTCGGCTTTAGACGCGCGACCACGCCCATGCCCATTCCTATCGTCCGATCGCGAAACGTGGGATCCGTCCACTGTCCAATAGGAACGTAAACTTCAGGGTGGCCTCCGCTGTACAGACGAAAACTCGCTGGAACCACGCCGACGATCGCATATCCGGTGCCGTTCAGAACCATGGTCCGTCCGAGCACGCTCGACGAAGCTCCAAACTTCCGCTTCCACAGACCCTCGCCTATCAAGGCAACCGGGGACCCGCCCGCGATGTCCTCCTGAGCGGAAATCGTGCGGCCCAAAATGGGAGAGACTCCCAGGGTCGAAAAGAACGTTGACGAAATCATGTACCCCGGCAGGCGCTCAGGCTCGTCCTGACCGGTAACATTGAAGCTTTCTCCGCGAAATGCTGCCATCGAAGAGAAGCTGTGGCTCTGCTTTTCCCAATCCAGATAGTTCGGATACGAAACTGACGCGTGCTCGAATTGCTTTGTCTGACCGAACAGAATAACGAGCTGTTCCGGATTCGGATATGGCAGCGGATTCAGCAGAACTCCATTCACAACGGAAAAAAGAGCGGTGTTGGCGCCGATGCCCAGGGCCAGCGTGAGGAGCGCAACGGCCGTGAATCCCGGGTTTTTGCGCATGCCGCGGATAGCAAATCGGATGTCCTGTGCCATGGTTTCCAAAATAGGAATCCCGCGCTGTTCGCGATACGCTTCACTGACCTGATCCATGCCTCCAAGCTTGATCAGCGCCCGTCGGCGAGCTTCCTCGGGCGTGAGGCCGGCGCGCAGGTTGTCTTCGATATGCATCTGAAGGACACTTTGCAGCTCGTCTTCAAGTTCGGCGTCACGGTGCTCGCGATCAAAGAGGCCGGCGATGCGGGATAGGAGCGCGCGGAGGGCCTTCATCGCAACGTCTCCGGCGCCAGAAAGCGTGCAAGGATATCGGTAGTCTCCTGCCACTCTCGTGTCTCACGCTCGACCTGCTTCTTGCCCGCACGCGTGAGGCGGTAGTACTTAGCGCGACGGTTGTTTTCGGATACTCCCCATTCAGAAGCGATGTAGCCTTCTTGCTCCAACTTAAGGAGCGCAGGGTAAAGCGTTCCATAGTTCACGGAGAGTAGATCGCCGCTGATCTGCTCAATGCGCCGCGCGATGCCGTAACCATGCAATGTACCCATGCTCTCCAGCGTCTTCAGCACCATCAACGCCAATGTCCCCTGCTGCACCTCTTTTTGGCCCATGAACTCTCCTATTGGTATGCCATATATCATGCGACAACTCCTATGGGAATGCAATATGAAGTGCGGAATTTAGAAGGTTCAGCAAGCCGGGAGGAACCCGCCGCCTCGATTCGCGCTACGTTATGCTCGGTCCTGCAGTCGAAGGGATTACAAGCTTCCCTAGGCATGCCTGCGAACTAGCGGCGCCCTAATTGGAGAATCGGAATGATGCATTGCAACGGATGGTTGCGGACGTTGGTCCAGGTAAAGCGGTTTTTGTGGGTGTTTATTGTTGCCTCATTAAACGTGGCTACTGCCGCTGCACAGGTCGAGTTTGTGGATCCGAGCATCGGCGGACAGGGTTTCCTGCTCGAACCGACTCGACCCACGGTTTCTCTTCCTAACAGCATGGTGCGTGTGTATCCGGTCAGAAAAGACCAGCTGGATGACCAGATTCATTCTTTCCCGTTGACCATCATTTCTCATCGCATGGGCGAGCTCTTTTGGCTTATGCCGAGCGACGGCGTGCCGGACACATGGGATCGTCCGATGGCGTATGACCATGAAACCGAGACTCCTTATTACTACTCGGCGCGATTTCGTGACTCACTGATCCAGAGCGAATTCACCCCAACCGCGCACTGCGGGTATTTTCGTTTCACTTTTCCCGCGGGTAAGGCGGTCGTACTGCTCGCAAATCGGCAGGGTGGAGAGCTTTCGAGTGGTGCCGATAACAGTGTTTCCGGTAGCGAGAACATCGTCGGTCAAGGCCGAATGTCTCCCGGCACGATGCACGCGTTCGTCTACGGCGAATTTAGTGCGCCGGTGAAGATAGAAACCCGGAACACCAAGAATGGGAAACTCCTGGTCATTTCGGCGCCAGACCAAAAGGTTTTGGAATTCCGCTATGGCATTTCCTTCATCAGCATTGAGCAAGCGAGGAAAAATCTGCAGGAAGAAATTCCAGATTGGAACTTCGAAAGTATCAAACATCGCGCTCGCGATCGCTGGAATGAAGTGCTCGGCCAGATTCAGGTTGAAGGGGGCACACCGGAACAGCGGCGCGTCTTCTACACCGCTCTGTATCGCAGCTATGAGCGGATGGTCATCATCACTGAGGATGGACGCTATTACAGTGCATTCGATCATCAGGTCCACCAGGATTCGCGTCCGTTCTATGTGGACAATTGGTTGTGGGATACCTACCGCGCTCTGGAACCTCTGCAGACTTTGCTCAATCCGGAGATGGAGGCGGACAAGATCCAGTCATTTGTCCGTATGTATGAGCAATCCGGGTGGATGCCCACATTTGCTGAGCTTTGGGGCAATCACGAATGCATGACCGCCAATCCCGTTGCGCCGTGGATGGCAGATGCCTGGATGAAAGGGATCACGAATTTCGATCTCGCAACTGCTTACGCGGGAATAAAGAAAAATTCTGTCGAGGGCACGTGGCTGCCTTGGCGTCGTGGGCCGAAGACTTCGCTGGATGATTTCCTGGCCGCACACGGCTATATGCCTGCGCTTCATCCGGGAGAAAAGGAGACCGTCGCAGAAGTTCATCCCTTCGAGCGACGGCAGGCGATTTCAGTTACGGAAGCGCAAAGCTACGACGACTGGTCCACGGCGCAACTCGCGCGTGCGCTCGGCAACAACACCGATTATCAGTATTTCCTGAAGCGGGCCGCTAACTACAAAAACCTGTTTCGTCAGGAGAAAGGTCATGTCTGGCCTAAGGACGAAGCCGGCAATTGGATCGAGCCCTTCGACCCCGGCTGGTCGGGCGGCCAGGGTGGACGCGACTACACCACCGAGAATAACGGCTATACCTACGATTGGGACGTTCAGCACGACCTCCAGGGATTGTTTGAGTTAATAGGCGGTCGTGCGAAAGCGGAAGCAAAACTGGACCAGCTATTCCGTGAGCCCCTGGGCAGAAGCAAGTACGAATTCTGGGCGAAGTTTCCCGACGCCAGCGGACTTGTCGGCCAGTTCTCGATGGGCAACGAGCCCAGCCTTCACATTCCTTACATTTACAACTATCTCGGCGCGCCGTGGAAGACGCAGGAGCGCGTCCGCATGCTGCTGGATACATGGTTCACCGATACCACTTTGGGAATGCCGGGCGACGAGGATGGCGGTGGGATGTCGTCGTTTGTCGTCTTCTCAATGATGGGCTTTTATCCGGTCACGCCGGGCGTGCCGATCTACGATCTCGCCAGCCCGGTTTTTGATCGCATCACCATTCGACTGCACAACGGAAGAAGCTTCCGCATCGTTTGCCTCAATAATTCAAAGGACAACAAATACATTCAAGCGATTCGGCTCAACGGAAAAGCTATCAATCAAGTTTGGATTCGCCATGCTGACATCGTTAACGGCGAAACACTAGAGCTGCAGATGGGCAATGCGCCTAACAGGACGTTAGGTACTGGCGCCGCGGACTTGCCACCATCAGCCATGTCGATGAATCCAGCTGATTTTGCCGGAACCTCTCGTTGACTCTAAATTGCACGGTCCAAAATAGAGTCAGCTTTCGCGGTCATTCACTGATAACGCAGAGCCACCATAGGATCGACCTTCGTGGCGCGTAATGCCGGGATATAACCGGCCAGAATCGCGACGGCAAGCAAGGCAAGCGGAACCAGCACCAGAGTGAGTGGGTCGTAGGACTTCACTTTAAAAAGTAGATGGGTAATGAGTCGCGCAGCAGCGAGAGCGCAAGGTATGCCGACCGCGATTCCGAGCAATGTGAGCGCCAGAGTCTCGCGCAAAATCATGCTCAGAACTGAGCCGGGTTGCGCACCAAGCGCCATCCGAATTCCCAATTCATGAGTACGACGAGAAACTGAATACGAGATGACCCCGAAGATGCCTATCGCTGCGAGAATCAGCGCAAGCACGCCAAATAACGCGATGAGCAGAGTACGGAAGCGCGGCTGCGCGACGGAGGCGCTCAGGGCATCGGGCAAGGACGCAACATCCGTTACCGGCAGATTCTTATCGATCTGGTGGGTAGCGCTGCGAATTGCGCCAACCACCGCCGAAGCGCTCAGAGTGCTCTTCACTACAACTTCGGCGCCATAGAGAGGCGCCTGGGCGAAGGGAACGTACAACATAGGTCCTGGTTCCTTGCCTAACGAGACATCGTGTATATCGCCAACGATGCCCACGATGTCCCGCGACGACACGCCGTTCGCGGGAAAGCCAAACGTGAGGTGCCGGCCCAGCGGATTCTCGTGCGGGAAATAGCGCTTCGCCAATGCCTCACTGATCACCGTAACGGCTGGCGAGGAAGAGGAGTCAGAGTCGTCGAACAAACGTCCACGAAGCAGAGGGATTCCCATAACCGAAAAGTAGCCTGGACTTACGGGCACGTAGTTCGCGTTCTCGGCTGATCCGGGCGGCAGCGAAGCATTTCCGACAATCTGAAAAGCGAGGGTAATGCAGCAGTCCATAATCGGCAGCGGACCTGCCACGGCAGAATCCTTCATTCCCGGCTCAGCCTGAAGACGAGTGAGTAGTTCCTCTGAAAAATGTTCCCACTGTTTGGGTGTTGAATATTGAAACTGTGGGAGCGAAACCATTCCCTTGACGATGTGATTCGGTTCAAAACCCGGATCGACTGCTGTGAGTTGAGCGAAGCTGCGTGTCAACAGACCCGCTCCTGTGAGCAGAACCAGCGCGAGGGCAATTTCTCCAGCGGCCAGGAAGGCGCGAGCACGACGTGGTCCTGCAGACTCTCCTGCCCGAGCGCCTTCGCCCAGTTCCGTTTGCGGGTCGGAGCCGGCCGCGGACAGGACCGGGGCTAATCCAAATATGAGACTCGCTCCAAACGAAAGCACCAGCGTGAACACGAGCACGGAACCATCCACGCGAATGGGGTGGAATCTCGGCAGACTGGAAGGTAGCAGCGGCGCCAGAGTGGCAACGCCCCAATAAGCCACAAGTGCCCCGATCAGACCGCCAAGCAGGCCAAGGATGGCGCACTCCGTAAGCAGTTGACGGGCGATGCGACTCTTGCCGGCACCCAACGCAATTCGAATTGCGATTTCCTTCGAGCGCGAGGTTGCGCGGCTCAGCAGCAGATTCGCCACGTTCGCGCATGTAATCAGGAGCACCAGGGCTACCGACCCAAGCAGCAGGAGCAGTGGCAACTTCACATCTCCGGTGATTGTCTGCCGCAGAGGTTCAGTTCCGACCGTCCATCCCTTCTCTGCTGGAAACTCTTTCGCAAACCGTGCGCTGACGGTGTCCAACTCCGCCTGCACCTGCGCCGATGAAATTCCGGGGCGCACGCGCCCAATCACCGCCATCCAGTGCTCGCGAAGCGGCCGAGTCATCCAGGCGCTGAACAGAGGGTCTTGAGCCAGCGGGATCCAAACCTGGTTTACCTGGTTGCCAAAGGGCGTGCGGAAGCTCGCAGGCATCACGCCGATCACGGTGTACGGACGCATGTCGAGGTCGATGGAGCGGCCAACGATCTGCGGATCGGCGCCGAACCGGCTGCGCCATAGATTTTCGCTGAGCACCACTACCGGCGCTGCGCCGCGCTCGCCATCCTGAGAGACAAACACGCGTCCGAGCATCGGCTCCGCTGCGAACACCGCGAAGAAATCGGGCGTGACGACAACAGTGCTCACCTCTGAGGGTTCTCCACTGCCGGTCAGAACCAGAGAGTGAACGCCCAAACCGGCGATTGCCGTGAACGACCGGTTGTGATCCCGCAATTCAGTAAACGTGGGATACGACATCCCTTGGCCGGAGATTGCCGACTCCTGCTTAGCTTCGCGCACGAGAACCAACTGGCCTGGGTTCGCGTAAGGCAATGGCCGAAGCAGGACCGCATTGACGACGCTGAAAATGGCTGTGTTCGCTCCAATCCCAAGAGCGAGCGTGAGGGTAGCGACTGCGGTGAAGCCCGGGTTTTTCCGCAGCATGCGAAGAGCAAACCGGACATCCTGCCAGAACGTTTCCAAAATGGATTCCCAGCCCGCGTCGCGAACGGCTTCTTTGGCGCCTTCGAGATTGCCTTGCTCCCATCGCACCGCGCGCACAGCATCGCTGCGAGTCATACCCAGTTGTATCTTTTCCTCGACAGCCATCGCCATATAGCCGCGCAACTCTTCCTCCAACTCACGATCGAGCTGCTTCTTCCCAAGAAGAACTCGGAATCCGCTAGCCAGGTTTCGCAGCATAGAAGTGCTCCTGTCACGCTTCCAGAATTCTGGCAATCGCCGCCACTTGACGTCCCCATTCGCGCCTCTCAGCGGCGAGACGTTTTCTTCCCGATTCGGTCAGAAGGTAGTACTTTGCTCGTCTGCTATTCTCGGTGGCCTTCCACTCGCTTTTGATCTGTCCGGATCGCTGCAACCGTTGAAGGGCAACGAAGAGCGAGCCGGCATTGACGCGGAAAACGCCTTTGCTCATCTGCTCGATGCGCACGGAGATTCCGTACCCGTGCATCGGCTGCAGGTCGAGAGTTTTGAGAATGAGCATGTCCAGAGTGCCCTGGACCACATCACCCGGCTGATCGCCCATAGAGCGCGTTCTTCCTCCTGAGTGTCAAGAGAAGAATGCGCTCACTCCTCCTGATTGTCAAGAGGAGAAGCGGGAAATAACGTTTGGACATGAGGAGCCGCTGTATGCCGGGATTTAAACCTTCAAGACCCCCGGCATTCAGGCCGCAAAGTCGATAGAAAGCAATGTGTTAAGTACTCCCGGTGGTCACTCTGCAAGTACTTCTGCCCTGCTCGTTCAGAGTACATACTGGCGTTCAACCGGGGAGAACATATTCATGTCACGAACGATTGCCGTGTGGCTCATCCTATCGACGTTCCTGGTTCCACTTTGGTCCGCAGATCCGCAGCAGCAAGCCGAGCCTTCGCTCACAATCTATAACCAGCAATTCGCCGTCATCCGGCAGACGATTCCGCTGGACTTAAATGGGAACGTCACGCACGTGGCCTTCAGCGACATCACGGCGCATGCCGAACCCGACTCCGTAGTACTGCGCGACCTGCACGGCGGCGGATTGAGAATCCTGGAACAGAATTACCGCAATGATCCTCTGTCAGACGGTTTGTTGCTCTCGCTATTCGAAGGCAAGACGATCGACTTCGTCCGTACCGATGCTCAAGGCCACCAGGAGATCGTGCAAGGAAAGATCATCCGCAGCGGATACGTGCCTCACTA
This genomic interval from Terriglobales bacterium contains the following:
- a CDS encoding ABC transporter permease; protein product: MLRNLASGFRVLLGKKQLDRELEEELRGYMAMAVEEKIQLGMTRSDAVRAVRWEQGNLEGAKEAVRDAGWESILETFWQDVRFALRMLRKNPGFTAVATLTLALGIGANTAIFSVVNAVLLRPLPYANPGQLVLVREAKQESAISGQGMSYPTFTELRDHNRSFTAIAGLGVHSLVLTGSGEPSEVSTVVVTPDFFAVFAAEPMLGRVFVSQDGERGAAPVVVLSENLWRSRFGADPQIVGRSIDLDMRPYTVIGVMPASFRTPFGNQVNQVWIPLAQDPLFSAWMTRPLREHWMAVIGRVRPGISSAQVQAELDTVSARFAKEFPAEKGWTVGTEPLRQTITGDVKLPLLLLLGSVALVLLITCANVANLLLSRATSRSKEIAIRIALGAGKSRIARQLLTECAILGLLGGLIGALVAYWGVATLAPLLPSSLPRFHPIRVDGSVLVFTLVLSFGASLIFGLAPVLSAAGSDPQTELGEGARAGESAGPRRARAFLAAGEIALALVLLTGAGLLTRSFAQLTAVDPGFEPNHIVKGMVSLPQFQYSTPKQWEHFSEELLTRLQAEPGMKDSAVAGPLPIMDCCITLAFQIVGNASLPPGSAENANYVPVSPGYFSVMGIPLLRGRLFDDSDSSSSPAVTVISEALAKRYFPHENPLGRHLTFGFPANGVSSRDIVGIVGDIHDVSLGKEPGPMLYVPFAQAPLYGAEVVVKSTLSASAVVGAIRSATHQIDKNLPVTDVASLPDALSASVAQPRFRTLLIALFGVLALILAAIGIFGVISYSVSRRTHELGIRMALGAQPGSVLSMILRETLALTLLGIAVGIPCALAAARLITHLLFKVKSYDPLTLVLVPLALLAVAILAGYIPALRATKVDPMVALRYQ
- a CDS encoding PadR family transcriptional regulator codes for the protein MGDQPGDVVQGTLDMLILKTLDLQPMHGYGISVRIEQMSKGVFRVNAGSLFVALQRLQRSGQIKSEWKATENSRRAKYYLLTESGRKRLAAERREWGRQVAAIARILEA